One genomic region from Remersonia thermophila strain ATCC 22073 chromosome 1, whole genome shotgun sequence encodes:
- a CDS encoding mitochondrial 37S ribosomal protein uS11m, with translation MNRFALTRLLGPELARPLSKAACPTTAAIPQWARLFSHTRAARNIPPTFTQTPLQQQTTASDANGSAMDRIRNVFQAGANPAAAATDSLTDSLGMNDDDLGPEPYHFHIYSHKHNTHITVTKPNRDALISLSCGNLGFRKAQRGTYDAAYQLGAYVIDKMHQKGLVKQIHKLEIVLRGFGNGREAVVKVLMGNEGKLLRPKIVRVSDATRLKFGGTRSPKKRRLG, from the coding sequence ATGAACCGGTTTGCCCTCACCCGCCTTCTCGGGCCCGAGCTCGCTCGGCCGCTCTCGAAGGCCGCttgcccgacgacggcggcgatcccGCAATGGGCGCGACTCTTTTCCCacacccgcgccgcgcgcaaCATCCCGCCCACGTTTACCCAGACGCCCCTTCAACAACAGACGaccgcctcggacgccaATGGCTCGGCCATGGACCGCATCCGCAACGTCTTCCAGGCCGGAGCgaaccccgcggcggcggcaacagaCTCGCTCACCGACTCCCTGGGGATGAACGACGACGATCTGGGCCCGGAGCCCTACCACTTCCACATCTACAGCCACAAGCACAACACACACATCACGGTCACCAAGCCGAACCGGGACGCCCTCATCTCGCTGTCGTGCGGCAACCTGGGGTTCCGTAAGGCCCAGCGCGGGACCTACGACGCGGCCtaccagctcggcgcctACGTAATAGACAAGATGCACCAGAAAGGCTTGGTCAAGCAGATTCACAAGCTCGAGATTGTGCTGCGCGGATTCGGCAACGGTAGAGAGGCCGTGGTCAAGGTGCTGATGGGGAACGAGGGCAAACTTCTGAGGCCCAAGATTGTGCGCGTGTCGGATGCCACGAGGCTCAAGTTCGGCGGTACTCGCAGcccgaagaagaggaggttGGGTTAA